The following proteins are co-located in the Flectobacillus major DSM 103 genome:
- a CDS encoding family 20 glycosylhydrolase has protein sequence MIKLSKKLFLFLALFGSIHTLLGQKNTKLFDPKGLKVQWELTENEYLGKRQYLSAFTLTNTGKTVLPSANWTLYFNYIRDIDPSSVTGGVHIEAVNGDIFRLYPSNSFKALKPNESLTISFVSSELFVNVSDVPFGMYFVDNANPAAAQSITNYSIKPPKEDKVGYTTADKVFAKNELIKDIPLGQLPPIFPTPQSYQWQAGQFVLSQNTQILAQKEFLNEATLLGADIEKIVGKKPEIVSEVNGSAIVFRKDNSPEGAYALHISNEGIEIVASSGVGAFYAVQSLKCLFPWQATDKATTTITIPAIKVKDAPRFGFRSLMLDVARNFQTPQEVKKILSLMATYKLNVLHLHFIDDEGWRLEIPDLPELTAIGAMRGHTLDSKKYLPASFGAGPVAGVTSASGFYTRQEFIDLLRYAAERHIQIIPEVESPGHARASIKAMDARYEKYMALGNPTEAERYLLKDPNDQSEYRTAQLWRDNVMCVGRPSVYEFAEKIVNEIVLMYQEAQAPLTTIHFGGDEVPAGVWEKSPICQELIKNTPSLKNTDDLWYYYFGKVNAILKAKGLFLSGWEEIAMRKTVLDGNKTMIPNPVLANENFQVNVWNNMIGWGAEDLPYRLANAGYRVILSCVSNMYFDLSYQKTFEEPGYYWGGFVDMDKPFYFIPYDYYKNSTEDRRGNPIAPSYFLGKDRLTDYGKSNIVGIQGLLWSESIKTPERLEYMLLPKLFGLAERAWAADPDWANASDATKYKELYDQAWSTFVNVVSKKELPRLDTFEGGYLYRIPTAGATIQNGQVLANVQFKGFTIRYTTDGSEPTAQSKIYQNPITEKGVITLKVFNSKGRAGRSIQVQNK, from the coding sequence ATGATAAAACTTAGTAAAAAACTATTCCTTTTTCTTGCTCTTTTTGGTAGTATTCATACGCTATTGGGCCAGAAAAACACCAAGCTGTTTGACCCCAAAGGCTTGAAAGTTCAGTGGGAACTCACAGAGAATGAATATCTTGGTAAAAGACAATATTTGTCGGCATTTACCTTGACCAACACAGGCAAAACTGTATTGCCTTCTGCAAACTGGACTTTGTATTTTAATTATATTCGGGATATAGACCCAAGTTCGGTAACAGGCGGTGTACATATCGAAGCGGTTAATGGCGATATTTTTCGTTTATATCCTTCTAATTCCTTCAAAGCCCTTAAACCCAACGAATCCCTAACGATTTCGTTTGTTTCGTCCGAGCTTTTCGTTAATGTTTCTGATGTGCCATTTGGTATGTACTTTGTCGATAATGCCAATCCAGCAGCGGCACAAAGTATTACCAATTATAGCATAAAACCACCCAAAGAAGATAAAGTAGGCTATACAACGGCCGATAAAGTATTTGCCAAAAATGAGCTTATCAAAGATATTCCCCTAGGCCAATTGCCACCAATTTTTCCGACTCCACAAAGCTACCAGTGGCAAGCGGGGCAATTTGTGCTTAGTCAAAATACCCAGATTTTAGCACAAAAGGAATTCCTGAATGAAGCTACTTTGTTGGGGGCTGATATAGAAAAAATAGTAGGTAAAAAGCCCGAAATTGTTTCAGAAGTAAATGGCTCGGCCATTGTTTTTCGAAAAGATAATTCTCCAGAAGGAGCTTATGCCTTACATATTAGTAACGAAGGTATAGAAATCGTGGCCTCGTCGGGTGTTGGTGCTTTTTATGCTGTTCAATCGCTCAAATGCCTATTTCCGTGGCAAGCCACCGACAAAGCCACAACAACAATTACTATTCCAGCCATAAAAGTCAAAGATGCCCCAAGATTTGGTTTTAGAAGCTTGATGTTGGATGTAGCCAGAAATTTTCAAACACCCCAAGAGGTTAAAAAAATACTCAGTTTGATGGCTACCTATAAGCTAAATGTTTTGCATTTACACTTTATTGACGATGAAGGCTGGCGTTTAGAAATCCCCGATTTGCCAGAACTAACTGCAATAGGTGCTATGCGTGGGCATACCCTCGATAGCAAAAAGTATTTGCCTGCTTCATTTGGTGCTGGCCCTGTAGCTGGTGTTACTTCTGCCAGTGGTTTTTATACCCGCCAAGAGTTTATAGACTTGCTCCGTTATGCTGCCGAACGCCATATCCAAATTATTCCAGAGGTAGAATCGCCGGGTCATGCTCGGGCTTCTATTAAGGCAATGGATGCTCGTTACGAAAAATATATGGCATTGGGCAATCCTACCGAAGCCGAACGCTATTTATTGAAAGACCCCAACGACCAGTCAGAATACCGTACAGCACAACTTTGGCGCGACAACGTCATGTGTGTAGGTCGCCCGTCGGTGTATGAGTTTGCCGAAAAAATTGTCAATGAAATTGTATTGATGTACCAAGAAGCTCAAGCTCCACTCACAACGATTCATTTTGGTGGCGACGAAGTACCTGCGGGTGTTTGGGAAAAATCACCTATTTGTCAGGAATTAATCAAAAATACGCCCTCGCTCAAAAATACAGACGATTTATGGTATTACTATTTTGGAAAAGTGAACGCTATTTTAAAGGCAAAAGGTTTGTTTTTGTCAGGATGGGAAGAAATTGCTATGCGTAAAACAGTATTAGATGGCAACAAAACCATGATTCCAAACCCTGTTTTAGCCAATGAAAACTTTCAAGTAAATGTTTGGAATAATATGATTGGGTGGGGTGCCGAAGACCTCCCGTACCGATTGGCCAATGCAGGCTATCGAGTAATCTTGTCGTGTGTAAGCAATATGTATTTTGATTTGTCATATCAAAAAACTTTTGAAGAGCCTGGTTATTATTGGGGTGGTTTTGTGGATATGGACAAACCGTTCTATTTTATTCCTTATGATTATTACAAAAACTCTACCGAAGACCGCCGTGGCAATCCTATTGCACCGTCGTATTTCTTGGGTAAAGACCGCCTTACCGATTACGGAAAGTCAAATATTGTAGGTATTCAAGGTTTGTTATGGAGCGAAAGTATCAAAACTCCCGAACGATTAGAATATATGTTGTTGCCAAAACTTTTTGGTTTGGCCGAAAGAGCATGGGCTGCCGACCCCGATTGGGCCAATGCCTCTGATGCTACCAAATACAAAGAGCTTTACGACCAAGCATGGTCAACCTTTGTGAATGTAGTAAGTAAAAAAGAACTCCCACGCTTAGATACTTTTGAAGGAGGCTATTTGTACCGAATCCCAACGGCTGGGGCAACAATACAAAACGGGCAAGTGCTAGCCAATGTTCAGTTCAAAGGCTTTACCATTCGCTATACTACTGATGGCTCAGAACCAACAGCCCAGAGCAAAATATACCAAAATCCAATTACCGAAAAAGGAGTTATCACCTTAAAAGTATTTAATAGCAAAGGAAGAGCTGGCAGAAGTATTCAGGTACAAAACAAATAG
- a CDS encoding DEAD/DEAH box helicase, which translates to MRKKLLEYWKESLLYAMRANIDVESANPVVLADDILSEGRLPSEQAEAIFEKEEKKINREKGIKKESDPKWERLDKVTILLSPFKVLPQTEYSTYFTANKPLYPFWIPVFLDRLGELRPIDEYYPVVPRELMSPVGNEENDYIFCSIDTLEEIYAAEKKSILHWHEYLTYLHDVFEQLTGQPLSGFSEELYTVVNETTIVLPEKDIQAGAAIVALYEALLQEKTLPPLLNEFITIDSVLTPKAPVQAKDFLTAHIGHLGQMGQAFPLSISQRKSLYTLNQAEKSSRVFAVNGPPGTGKTTLLQSIVANEVVLSALRGQDPTIMLACSANNQAVLNIQESFMQTDQASDELRERWLPDVSGYATYLPARSKTEKELAQINFLKIDESGLFARLEEESYHEKATRYYLNMVKRHTRKSVEDVSEAYFLIQKEIRNIQLDLQEGQVLWKVVREKMAEFTQKAIAQQYWALVEETKLFWLDFETAIEEQIFMINSSARPMVRQTILSLDALKDTSRMRLLAFFQSKLRQIKEVTQAWRDWERWKKKHKIKGNPASDETAMWQIELEKLQNPQAKGYFFDEIDTTIRNKAFHLAVHYWEGRWLEAMQEQLDGNTPNKGLQGKKQVWRTRAMLTPCFVSTFFMAPKFFSYLKYAGEKEDGAKKWENPPLLDFVDWLIVDEAGQVSPEVGVAVFALAQKAIIVGDTMQIEPVWNTIPKVDIGHLLKYQIIADERDSLRQALAQKGFLCSSGSLMKMAQNATAIVDESNLSGQKGMMLLEHRRCHTQIISYCNDLAYSGMLKPMKVLSEHEQLFPPMLLLHQESHSSVVNRDRFNEVEAQEIKRWLLQNRSIIEKHFSQLSNNYRRIEDLVGIITPFKGQRRLLYSLLRQVGLDVGQMKIGTVHALQGAEREIILFSPVYGEGDAETLFFDRNNQPNMLNVAVSRAKQSFIVIGNASIFNPSRTSPSGKLRNYLKEI; encoded by the coding sequence ATGCGTAAAAAATTGTTGGAATATTGGAAAGAGAGTCTATTGTATGCGATGCGTGCCAATATTGATGTAGAAAGTGCTAACCCTGTGGTGCTGGCCGACGATATTCTGTCGGAGGGTCGCCTTCCTTCAGAACAGGCTGAAGCAATATTTGAGAAAGAGGAGAAAAAAATTAACCGAGAAAAAGGAATAAAAAAAGAAAGTGACCCCAAATGGGAGCGACTCGACAAGGTAACTATTTTGCTTTCACCTTTTAAAGTACTGCCCCAAACCGAGTATAGCACTTATTTTACAGCCAATAAACCTTTGTATCCGTTTTGGATACCCGTTTTTCTGGACAGATTAGGCGAGTTACGGCCCATCGACGAATATTATCCTGTTGTGCCTCGCGAGCTGATGAGTCCAGTAGGAAATGAAGAAAATGATTATATATTTTGTTCGATAGATACCCTAGAGGAAATTTATGCTGCCGAGAAAAAAAGTATTTTACACTGGCATGAATACCTTACATACCTGCATGATGTTTTTGAACAACTGACAGGCCAGCCACTCTCTGGCTTTTCAGAAGAGCTTTATACCGTTGTTAATGAAACAACCATAGTTTTACCCGAAAAAGATATTCAAGCAGGAGCGGCTATTGTAGCCCTGTACGAGGCTCTTTTACAAGAAAAAACACTACCTCCACTTCTCAACGAATTTATTACTATCGACTCGGTGCTTACACCCAAAGCCCCAGTTCAAGCCAAGGATTTTTTGACTGCCCACATTGGGCATCTTGGACAAATGGGGCAGGCGTTTCCCCTGAGTATTTCACAAAGAAAAAGCTTATATACCCTCAATCAAGCCGAAAAATCATCGAGAGTTTTTGCCGTAAATGGCCCGCCAGGCACAGGTAAAACTACACTTTTACAAAGCATAGTGGCCAACGAAGTGGTATTGTCGGCTTTGCGAGGGCAAGACCCTACGATTATGTTGGCATGCTCGGCCAACAACCAAGCCGTGTTGAATATTCAGGAAAGTTTTATGCAGACCGACCAAGCCAGCGATGAACTCCGTGAGCGATGGCTACCCGATGTGTCGGGATATGCCACCTATTTGCCCGCACGAAGTAAGACCGAAAAAGAACTTGCACAGATTAATTTTTTGAAAATAGATGAATCAGGATTATTTGCTCGCCTAGAGGAAGAGTCGTATCATGAAAAAGCCACACGCTATTACCTCAATATGGTAAAACGCCATACCCGAAAATCAGTCGAAGATGTATCGGAAGCCTATTTTTTGATACAAAAAGAAATCAGAAATATACAACTCGACTTGCAAGAAGGACAGGTGTTGTGGAAAGTTGTTCGTGAAAAAATGGCGGAATTTACCCAAAAGGCTATAGCTCAGCAGTATTGGGCCTTGGTAGAAGAAACAAAACTGTTTTGGCTAGATTTTGAAACTGCTATAGAAGAACAGATTTTTATGATAAACTCGTCGGCTCGGCCAATGGTTCGGCAAACGATTTTAAGTTTGGATGCCCTAAAAGACACTTCTCGTATGCGTTTGTTGGCTTTTTTTCAAAGTAAACTACGGCAGATAAAAGAAGTAACTCAGGCTTGGAGAGACTGGGAGCGGTGGAAAAAAAAGCACAAAATTAAAGGAAATCCCGCCAGTGATGAAACTGCAATGTGGCAAATAGAACTCGAAAAGCTACAAAATCCACAGGCAAAAGGCTATTTTTTTGATGAAATAGACACCACAATCCGAAACAAAGCATTTCATTTGGCCGTTCATTATTGGGAAGGTCGATGGCTCGAAGCCATGCAAGAGCAGCTCGATGGCAATACCCCCAACAAAGGACTACAAGGTAAAAAACAGGTGTGGCGAACCAGAGCCATGCTTACGCCGTGTTTTGTAAGTACCTTTTTTATGGCACCCAAGTTTTTTTCGTACCTAAAATATGCAGGAGAAAAAGAAGATGGTGCTAAAAAATGGGAAAATCCACCCTTACTCGATTTTGTAGATTGGTTGATTGTCGACGAGGCGGGGCAGGTAAGCCCCGAAGTAGGTGTGGCGGTTTTTGCCTTAGCCCAAAAAGCTATTATTGTGGGCGATACCATGCAAATAGAACCAGTTTGGAATACGATTCCTAAAGTAGATATAGGGCATTTGCTCAAGTACCAAATCATAGCAGATGAGCGAGATTCTTTGAGGCAAGCACTAGCTCAAAAGGGGTTTTTATGTTCGAGTGGCTCGTTGATGAAAATGGCACAAAATGCAACAGCGATTGTCGACGAAAGCAACTTGTCGGGGCAAAAAGGTATGATGTTGCTCGAACACCGCCGTTGTCATACCCAGATTATTAGTTATTGTAATGATTTGGCCTATTCTGGAATGTTAAAGCCCATGAAGGTGTTATCTGAGCATGAGCAGTTATTTCCTCCGATGTTGTTGTTGCATCAAGAAAGCCATTCATCTGTAGTCAACAGAGACCGATTTAATGAAGTAGAAGCCCAAGAAATAAAACGCTGGCTACTCCAAAACCGCAGTATAATAGAAAAACATTTTAGCCAATTATCAAACAACTACCGTCGAATCGAAGATTTGGTGGGTATTATTACGCCGTTTAAAGGCCAACGCCGATTACTGTATAGTTTGCTACGACAAGTAGGCTTAGATGTAGGCCAAATGAAAATTGGTACGGTTCATGCACTACAAGGTGCAGAACGCGAAATAATCCTTTTTTCGCCAGTATATGGAGAAGGTGATGCCGAAACCCTATTTTTTGACCGAAACAACCAGCCTAATATGTTAAATGTAGCCGTTTCGAGGGCAAAACAAAGTTTTATTGTTATTGGTAATGCTAGTATTTTTAACCCATCTCGAACAAGCCCTTCAGGCAAATTGAGAAATTACCTGAAAGAAATATAG
- a CDS encoding PAS domain-containing hybrid sensor histidine kinase/response regulator yields MSHVERNVVDLHNPQTLDFINQVALRGLWTWDIDNPAQYWNAPRIWELLGYNNSSDNINNSLGSWQSHIHPHDLAIIIEAFQLLIETKQTTYEVVFRVRHKKGSFLWIKSSGILVEEADGQQKVVSYFEDITSQKEPIKNQTFVVKNAEWDEKEEELIRTQEISEQINQIALVGGWEVDWNTKQIKWSNIAKEIFEVSQDFQPDVLTGMEFYPDQNSKDLLINAISLAVKEGIPFDIEVTIETALKNKKWIQIKGQGEYLDGRCIRLYGTFKDIDQVKKTEIEIQRTNRLFKKLSDQVPGGLYQLKRFDDGRITIPFASDGLFELFEIKYEKGKTTVETMLERIHRSDLPIFFGAIEESFKNLTVKVVDFRIVVPNKGKRWVRGESTPERLENSVIWHGYLHDITRYKEVENEIVRSEAKFRALYNSTSDAVLVLNQQRCIDCNPAAIALFGASTKEAICKMSAFALSADKQKEGDMQVVLQEHIMECLRESRHSFEWICKRMDNAETFPAEILLSKLNIEGEQLIQAVVRDITTRKRIEHEFLTAREHAEAASLAKSEFLANMSHEIRTPLNGVIGFTDLLMRTELAETQKQYVSTIFHSAHSLLDIINDILDFSKIEAGKLELSIEQSDIIELSSQVIDLIKYQAHEKNLEVLLNIASNVPRFIWADAVRLRQILVNLLSNAVKFTNNGEIELKVEVLEATLNDTCRFRFTVRDTGVGIAPKNSQKIFEAFAQEDASVTRKFGGTGLGLTISNQLLSLMDSSLKLESELGKGSSFCFELSFKTKHDKPIVWDNLTNIHDVMIVDDNLNNRLILEDMLALKNIQAQLSRSGIEALDLLTENTKIPDVVIVDYHMPYMNGIETIWNIRKNLGLNIPIILLHSSSDDEYINTACAELEVHKKLVKPITSFQLYDALSHLAKQGEGRIYQGTQEKGNAPYFDKQKYKILIAEDNNVNMLLATTVLTTILPNVELIKAENGLEAVILYEKHHPDLILMDVQMPELNGYEATRVIRMEESGRHTPIIALTAGTVKGENERCLEAGMDDYVTKPFVRATIAHILEKWLDDKSIMIEEEGKNVITSYNEHLDWEDLCARMGDDPALAKEILEMVLEQIDEIMVQFKTLIEQGNLEALNRFGHKIKGTALSAGMTVLAKRIEKIEKVKVWDKDKINALLDAVEEEVIYLKPLIKQYLDA; encoded by the coding sequence ATGAGTCACGTAGAACGAAATGTTGTTGATTTACATAATCCACAAACTCTTGATTTTATTAATCAAGTAGCTTTGCGAGGCTTATGGACGTGGGATATTGATAATCCAGCACAATACTGGAATGCACCTCGAATCTGGGAGTTATTGGGCTATAACAATTCTTCTGACAATATCAACAATAGCCTAGGTTCATGGCAATCTCATATTCATCCGCACGACCTAGCTATAATTATCGAGGCTTTTCAATTATTGATAGAAACCAAACAAACAACTTATGAGGTGGTTTTTAGGGTTCGTCATAAAAAAGGAAGTTTTTTATGGATTAAATCCAGTGGTATATTGGTTGAAGAAGCCGATGGCCAACAAAAAGTGGTGTCATATTTTGAAGATATTACCTCACAAAAAGAACCAATCAAAAATCAAACTTTTGTAGTAAAAAATGCTGAATGGGACGAGAAAGAGGAAGAACTGATTAGAACACAAGAAATTTCAGAACAAATTAACCAAATAGCTCTGGTAGGTGGATGGGAGGTTGATTGGAATACCAAACAGATTAAATGGAGTAATATAGCCAAAGAGATATTTGAAGTATCGCAAGATTTTCAACCTGATGTTCTAACAGGAATGGAGTTTTATCCAGACCAAAACAGCAAAGATTTACTCATAAATGCTATATCACTTGCTGTAAAAGAGGGTATTCCGTTCGATATAGAGGTAACGATAGAAACTGCCCTGAAAAATAAAAAATGGATACAAATCAAAGGGCAAGGCGAATACCTCGACGGTAGGTGTATTCGCCTGTATGGTACTTTCAAAGATATTGACCAAGTCAAAAAAACAGAAATAGAAATACAACGTACCAATCGCCTTTTCAAAAAGTTATCAGACCAAGTGCCTGGTGGCTTGTATCAGCTCAAGCGGTTTGATGACGGCCGAATTACTATTCCTTTTGCCTCTGATGGCCTTTTTGAGTTGTTTGAAATTAAGTACGAAAAAGGCAAAACTACTGTAGAGACAATGCTTGAACGGATTCATAGAAGCGACTTGCCCATATTTTTTGGTGCTATCGAAGAATCTTTCAAAAATCTTACCGTAAAAGTGGTAGATTTTAGAATCGTTGTTCCCAACAAAGGCAAGCGTTGGGTGCGTGGCGAGTCTACCCCCGAAAGGCTCGAAAATAGCGTAATTTGGCATGGCTATTTACACGATATTACTAGGTACAAAGAAGTAGAAAACGAAATCGTTCGCTCTGAAGCCAAGTTTAGGGCTTTGTATAACTCTACCAGCGATGCCGTATTGGTATTGAACCAACAACGGTGTATCGATTGCAATCCTGCGGCTATTGCTCTTTTTGGAGCTTCTACCAAGGAGGCAATATGTAAAATGTCAGCTTTTGCCCTTTCGGCCGACAAACAGAAAGAGGGCGACATGCAGGTTGTTTTGCAGGAACATATTATGGAATGCCTTCGTGAAAGTCGCCATAGTTTTGAGTGGATTTGTAAAAGAATGGACAATGCTGAGACTTTCCCTGCAGAAATACTGCTGTCTAAACTTAATATTGAAGGCGAACAATTGATTCAAGCCGTTGTACGAGACATCACTACTCGCAAACGTATAGAACATGAGTTTTTGACCGCTCGTGAACATGCCGAGGCAGCTAGCTTAGCCAAATCCGAATTTTTGGCCAATATGAGCCACGAAATCAGAACACCACTTAATGGCGTTATTGGTTTTACCGATCTGCTGATGCGAACAGAGTTGGCCGAAACGCAGAAACAATATGTGTCAACAATTTTTCATTCAGCTCATTCGCTGCTCGATATTATTAATGATATTTTGGATTTCTCTAAAATTGAAGCAGGTAAACTAGAATTATCGATAGAACAATCTGATATTATCGAGCTTAGTAGCCAAGTAATCGACCTAATTAAATACCAAGCTCATGAAAAAAACTTGGAGGTATTGCTCAATATAGCCTCGAATGTACCAAGGTTTATTTGGGCGGATGCCGTTCGGTTACGTCAAATATTGGTGAATTTGTTGAGCAATGCTGTCAAATTTACCAACAATGGCGAAATCGAACTAAAAGTGGAGGTGCTGGAAGCTACTTTAAACGATACTTGTAGGTTTAGGTTTACCGTGCGAGACACAGGCGTGGGTATTGCCCCCAAAAACTCACAGAAGATATTTGAAGCATTTGCCCAAGAAGATGCTTCTGTAACTCGTAAATTTGGCGGTACTGGGCTAGGACTCACTATCTCTAATCAATTGTTGTCGCTGATGGATAGTTCGCTGAAGTTAGAAAGCGAATTAGGTAAGGGAAGTTCTTTTTGTTTTGAACTTTCTTTCAAAACAAAGCATGATAAACCTATTGTTTGGGACAACCTAACCAATATTCACGATGTAATGATTGTTGACGATAACCTCAATAATCGCTTGATTTTGGAAGATATGTTAGCACTCAAAAATATTCAGGCTCAACTATCAAGAAGTGGTATCGAAGCATTGGATCTACTTACCGAAAATACCAAGATTCCTGATGTTGTTATTGTGGATTATCACATGCCGTATATGAATGGTATCGAAACTATCTGGAATATTCGTAAAAATCTAGGCTTGAATATCCCCATCATACTCTTGCATAGCTCGTCCGACGACGAATATATCAATACTGCTTGTGCCGAATTAGAAGTACATAAAAAATTAGTAAAACCAATTACCAGTTTCCAGCTTTACGATGCCCTGTCGCATTTGGCCAAACAAGGTGAAGGCCGAATTTATCAAGGAACTCAAGAAAAAGGAAATGCCCCATACTTTGATAAGCAGAAATACAAAATTCTAATTGCCGAAGACAACAATGTAAATATGTTGTTGGCCACCACCGTATTAACTACAATTCTACCAAACGTAGAGCTCATTAAAGCCGAGAATGGTTTAGAAGCCGTAATTTTGTACGAAAAACACCATCCCGACCTTATTCTTATGGATGTTCAGATGCCCGAATTGAACGGTTATGAAGCTACCAGAGTTATACGAATGGAAGAGTCGGGTCGTCATACGCCAATTATTGCTCTTACAGCAGGTACAGTAAAAGGCGAAAACGAACGCTGCCTAGAGGCAGGTATGGATGATTACGTGACCAAACCTTTTGTAAGGGCAACTATTGCACATATATTAGAAAAGTGGTTGGATGATAAAAGTATTATGATAGAAGAAGAAGGAAAAAATGTAATTACAAGTTACAATGAGCACTTGGATTGGGAGGATTTATGTGCGAGAATGGGCGATGACCCTGCATTGGCTAAAGAAATACTAGAAATGGTATTAGAACAAATTGATGAGATTATGGTACAGTTTAAAACATTGATAGAACAAGGAAATTTAGAAGCCCTCAATAGATTTGGACACAAAATAAAAGGCACAGCGTTGTCTGCTGGAATGACTGTACTAGCCAAAAGAATTGAAAAAATAGAAAAAGTGAAAGTTTGGGATAAAGACAAAATCAATGCCTTGCTCGATGCCGTAGAAGAAGAAGTGATTTACCTAAAGCCTCTGATTAAGCAATATCTTGATGCATAA